The nucleotide sequence ATATGAATGAGATTTAAAAACTGCTGTTCCACCATTAAAATTCAGGTTTTTTAATTTTATTTTTTCACCCGCTTTAGCAGCATCTAGTTCTTTATCCAATTTTTTTTCCTTTTCATCTTCATCTATTGCATAAGTAAAGTAAACATCAACCCTTCTATTCAAATCCTGGGTTTCGTTTTGCTTAAACTGCTTTCCAAAAGACTTTTTAGTAATTGCTTTATCAATTACAACCTTGTCTTTTAAATAGTTTAACACAGTTTGAATTCTTTTGTCTGAAAGTTCGTTATTGTACTGATTATTTCCTACCCAATCACAAAAACCTTCCACCCTAAAAACAGTTAGATTGGGATAGTGTTTGATCCAGTCATCAATTTTTTGTTTTTCAGTTAGAGAGAATTCACTTTCGTTATAATTAAAATAAAAACTTTGCTTTTGTTGAGCAAACCCTTTGAATGTTATGATGCAAAATAATAATAGAAATAAACGCATATAATTATTTTTTAGCACTTTAACGTTTGGGATTTTGTTTTTAGTATAGAAACAAGCAATTTTAAACTATAAATAAAAAACCCTAACTTATAAAAGTCAGGGTTAAAAGTGCGGGTGATAGGACTCGAACCTACACACCTTGCGGCACCAGATCCTAAGTCTGGCGTGTCTACCAATTTCACCACACCCGCGGTTTGGCAAGAACTATTTGTTCTTGTAAGACGGTGCAAATATACAAATGCTTTTTTATTCTGCAACAAAAAATCATTAAATTTTTATCGTTATATTTGTTGTAAACAATACAAATCATTTAATTCATATAATGGAACTTATTAAAAATTATGTTCAGCAAAACAAGGAACGTTTTATAAATGAGCTTATTGACTTATTAAAAATACCTTCAGTTAGTGCTGATAGTGCCTACTCACAAGATGTTTTAAACACTGCCGATAAAGTAAAAGAATTTTTAGAAAAAGCCGGTTGCGACAAAGTAGAAATCTGCGAAACGCCTGGTTATCCTATTGTTTATGGCGAAAAAATCATCGATGAAAATTTACCTACTGTTTTGGTTTATGGTCATTATGATGTACAACCTGCTGACCCTATCGAATTATGGGACTCCCCACCTTTTGAACCTGTTATCAAAAAAACAGAACTACACCCAGACGGAGCTATTTTTGCCCGCGGAGCATGTGACGATAAAGGGCAAATGTTTATGCACGTTAAAGCATTAGAATTAATGATGCAAACCAACACATTGCCTTGCAACGTGAAGTTTATGATTGAAGGAGAAGAAGAAGTTGGGTCGGCATCTTTGGCTTGGTTTGTTGCAAAAAATCAACAAAAATTAAAAAATGATGTGATTTTGATTTCCGACACCGGAATGATTTCCAACACCCAACCTTCTATCACTACCGGATTACGTGGTTTAAGCTATGTGGAAGTGGAAGTTACTGGACCAAACCGCGATTTGCATTCGGGCTTATACGGCGGTGCGGTGGCAAACCCTATCAACATTCTTACCAACATGATTGCTTCGTTGCACGACGAGAACAATCACATAACTATTCCTGGTTTTTATGACAAAGTAGAAGAATTGTCGCAAGAAGAACGCGATGAAATGGGCAAACGTCCTTTTTCGTTAGATGATTATAAAAAAGCATTGGATATCCACGATATTCACGGCGAAGCTGGTTACACCACCAACGAACGTAACTCGATAAGACCTACATTAGATGTTAACGGAATTTGGGGTGGATATACCGGCGAAGGTGCAAAAACAGTGATTCCTTCTAAAGCGTTTGCAAAAATATCAATGCGCTTGGTTCCTAATCAAGATTGGGAAGAAATTACTGAGCTGTTCAAAAAACACTTTGAAAGCATTGCTCCGGCATCGGTTAAAGTGGTCGTTAAACCACATCATGGCGGTCAAGGTTATGTTACGCCTATTGATTCTATTGGTTATCAAGCGGCATCGAAAGCATATACCGACACCTTTGGCGTAACTCCGATTCCCGTTCGTTCGGGCGGATCCATTCCTATTGTGGCTTTGTTTGAAAAAGAATTACAATCGAAAACCATTATGATGGGCTTTGGTTTAGATTCGGATGCGATACACTCACCAAATGAGCACTACGGGATTTTCAATTATTTAAAAGGTATTGAAACCATTCCATTGTTTTATAAATATTTCACTGAAATGTCTAAATAACACCCAAAAAAAAGTCCACTTCAATGTATGAAGTGGATTTCTTTTACTCTTTTATAATCTTTATACTTTGCGTAAATTCATCATTTGTTAATTCAACTATATAAATTCCGTTTGATAAATTTGACAAATCAATTCTTGAGTTAGTTAATGAATTAGCATCAACTATTCTTCCGCTTAAATCATATATTTTATATTTTAAAGAAAGTTCTTCACCCTCTACAAAAACTTTATCTTTAGCAGGATTCGGATATATTTTCCATTTATCAACTACGATTTTTTTAGATGATGCAAATTCCCCAGATTTTATAATAAAAATATTATCGAATATTGCAGGATTTGGCATTGGCATTGAATAGGAATTATCCAAAATTATATCTTCATATTGATTACCCGACAGAATATAACCTGCCGAATTATAATGTAGAATATTTGTTATTGAAAATAGATTTGGATCAGAATTATCAGGCACAAGTAATTTATAATTTTTTAAAGCTCCATTATTACCAAAAACAGCTAAAATTGAAGAAGTTTTACTTATATTTATGGTTTGGTTATCTATAATTTGAGGATTTAATGCTCGATATGTAACTATAATGTCATTTTTAACGCATTTGATTCCATAAATTGTTAAACCGCCTTGTATATTTGTATTAGCCTTTGCCCATTGAAAATTTCCCGATGCATTTAATTTAAACAAATGCCCATACATTCCAGTAGTAGTAAATGAAGGGTTTACTGATGTTCCCCAATAATTAACACCACCGGTTGCGTTTGCGGATATATAAATATTGTTTGTGGCATCAATATCTAAATCTTCAGCCAGCAACAATCTATTATTCATTACAGTTGGTGCTTTAGCCCAAGATAAATTTCCTGCATTGCTATACTTTGCAATAACAGTAACAGCATTATTACTAGCATTATTGGTCACAAAAGATACATTTGTAGTACCGAATTGTACCGCCGGTGAAAATAAGTTAGCAATTAAAACAGCATTACCATTCTGATCTAATTCTAAATCAACAAAATGTGTACCCATTTTGTTTTGATTAACACCCGATGTAGTTTCTGAAGATCTTAACCATTGTAGCGAACCATTTGTAGCATTAAATTTAGCAATAAATGTTTCAGATAACTGTGAATGAACTTGATTTCCTAACACCGTTGTATTTTCAATTTTTAAGCTCATTCCAATATAGCGCCCGGCAATAAATACTTCATTATTAATTGTCTTTATTTTACACTGCGCTAAGTCTTGATCAACCTTTTTCACCCAAGCAACCTGTCCGTTACTATTAATTTTAATTATTAGAGATTGGTAACCCGATGCAGGTATCGGATAGGTAGTATTATCAATTGTCACAGGGCCGTTTGCTTCTATTATAGCGTATAAATTGTTATTATCATCCTCATGTACAACAGAGATAGCCTCTGAACCACTACCGCTAAAATGGAAATAATGATTTAGTAAAAAATTTGTATCAAATTTTAAAATAGCGGTATCATATGCCAATGCTCCATTAGCCACCATATTACTTCCATTATTTATAGTTTGGTTTTGAATGGTATATGTTGGTGTTTTAAAATTTACAATCGAATAAATGCTTTTATTCATTGTAAGATCCGTGTCGATTCTCTCAGCGTAAGGAATAACAATGTGAGAATTTATTTGTGCTTGATGCTGGAAGGTGTTAACAAAAAAAAGTATTAACAATAAGTATTTTATTTTCATACAAAATATAGTTTAGTTTTCGTAAAAGTATAACTTTTTAACGAAATAGAAAACACTTAAATTTTTCATTTTTAGTTTATTAAGGAATTACAGAAATAAACCAGTTAACAATTATTATTTCAAAGAATTAAAAAAGAGGCTGTCCAAAAAGGCAGTCTTTTTTTATGCGGCTAATTTTTGATAGTGAAAATTGTGGTGATTATTTTTAGTTGAAGAAAATTCTTGATGCTTAAAAATGAAAATTTCAATTTCAAAAATCATTTTTGAACCTCTTTTTGCGGTTTTTACAACAATTTTCTTAGAAGTCGCTTCTTTGGCCACCATTTTTCTAAAATTATGCCCAAGAGCCATCAGTAGAAACTCTAATTCTACTTTTTCTAAGCCTTTGAATGTAAATCTGTTAAATTTATTATTGCTTTTGAGTTGACCAAAGACAGCTTCTACTTCTATCGGGCGTTTGCTTCGGTGTTTTAAACCTTCTTCGCTCGTTAATAAATTTCTCGCTCTTTCTTTAAGCTCATTCAAACGGTGATTGACTTCTATTCTGCGATTACCTTTTGCATTGAAACATTCCCCTCGAAGCGGACAATTGTTGCAGTTTTTAGCTTGATAATAAGACACTTGCGATTCGTACCCGTTGCTCGATATTCGTTTGCCTTTGCCAACATTTTCCATTCGTTGACCCATCGGACAAACGTAAAAATCTTGTTCTTGGTTATAGAATAAATTCTGAACCAAAAACGGATTGTTTTCCATCTTCTTTTTCTGTTCTGCATGAAAATAATTATACTTCACATACGCTGTAACGTTTTTATTTTCAAGCATTTCGTAATTCTCCTCACTTCCGTATCCTGCATCGGCAACCACTTCTTTGCTTTGTTTTCCGTAGAGATTTTCAAAACCATCGAGATGCGATTCCAAAGTCGTGGTATCCCCCGGTTTTTGATGGATGGAAACGTGGGTAATAAACTGATTTTCAGTTGAAATCTGCGTATTATAAGCCGGTTTAAGCTGTCCGTTTTTCATGTGATCTTCCTTCATCCGCATAAAAGTAGCGTCGGGGTCGGTTTTGCTGTAAGAATTCCTATCGCCTAAAGTTTCTAGGTCTTTTTCGTATTTTTCTAATTTTGGAAGATGCTCATCCTGAAGTTTTTGTAGCTCTTTTGCCTGTTTTTTGGTAGGTTCTTTTAGTTTTTTGTTCAATTCAGATAACTTCTCTTTTAGTTCTTCGGAATTGATTTTTTTGGGCAGTTCTTCCTTGTTAAGTTCTTGATTATCTGATTG is from Paenimyroides aestuarii and encodes:
- a CDS encoding OmpA family protein yields the protein MRLFLLLFCIITFKGFAQQKQSFYFNYNESEFSLTEKQKIDDWIKHYPNLTVFRVEGFCDWVGNNQYNNELSDKRIQTVLNYLKDKVVIDKAITKKSFGKQFKQNETQDLNRRVDVYFTYAIDEDEKEKKLDKELDAAKAGEKIKLKNLNFNGGTAVFKSHSYPVLKELLQIMRSNPNLKIEIQGHICCYTESDENDVSAKRALAVYKYLIKSGIDKKRLKYKSFGGSQPIYTIPEQNEEEREANRRVEILILEK
- a CDS encoding T9SS type A sorting domain-containing protein, producing the protein MKIKYLLLILFFVNTFQHQAQINSHIVIPYAERIDTDLTMNKSIYSIVNFKTPTYTIQNQTINNGSNMVANGALAYDTAILKFDTNFLLNHYFHFSGSGSEAISVVHEDDNNNLYAIIEANGPVTIDNTTYPIPASGYQSLIIKINSNGQVAWVKKVDQDLAQCKIKTINNEVFIAGRYIGMSLKIENTTVLGNQVHSQLSETFIAKFNATNGSLQWLRSSETTSGVNQNKMGTHFVDLELDQNGNAVLIANLFSPAVQFGTTNVSFVTNNASNNAVTVIAKYSNAGNLSWAKAPTVMNNRLLLAEDLDIDATNNIYISANATGGVNYWGTSVNPSFTTTGMYGHLFKLNASGNFQWAKANTNIQGGLTIYGIKCVKNDIIVTYRALNPQIIDNQTINISKTSSILAVFGNNGALKNYKLLVPDNSDPNLFSITNILHYNSAGYILSGNQYEDIILDNSYSMPMPNPAIFDNIFIIKSGEFASSKKIVVDKWKIYPNPAKDKVFVEGEELSLKYKIYDLSGRIVDANSLTNSRIDLSNLSNGIYIVELTNDEFTQSIKIIKE
- a CDS encoding dipeptidase, translated to MELIKNYVQQNKERFINELIDLLKIPSVSADSAYSQDVLNTADKVKEFLEKAGCDKVEICETPGYPIVYGEKIIDENLPTVLVYGHYDVQPADPIELWDSPPFEPVIKKTELHPDGAIFARGACDDKGQMFMHVKALELMMQTNTLPCNVKFMIEGEEEVGSASLAWFVAKNQQKLKNDVILISDTGMISNTQPSITTGLRGLSYVEVEVTGPNRDLHSGLYGGAVANPINILTNMIASLHDENNHITIPGFYDKVEELSQEERDEMGKRPFSLDDYKKALDIHDIHGEAGYTTNERNSIRPTLDVNGIWGGYTGEGAKTVIPSKAFAKISMRLVPNQDWEEITELFKKHFESIAPASVKVVVKPHHGGQGYVTPIDSIGYQAASKAYTDTFGVTPIPVRSGGSIPIVALFEKELQSKTIMMGFGLDSDAIHSPNEHYGIFNYLKGIETIPLFYKYFTEMSK